One region of Daphnia pulicaria isolate SC F1-1A chromosome 7, SC_F0-13Bv2, whole genome shotgun sequence genomic DNA includes:
- the LOC124348658 gene encoding integrin beta-PS-like — protein MMYSGNGIFWFVCVFLCVFIISPGNSSDPCLPLTTCGECIRVPNCVWCSKVSTSKNGTNRCQLRDRMESCPFESLIDPVPIYKVIEDNPLTRSNRKSEPIQLHPQRASLTNLRHGLVYNISLQYKVVKDYPADLYYLMDVSQSMFYDKENLVRLTESLVESMRNLTKEFKIGFGSFVDKNVLPFVERITESCGGPPIGCAITYSFQHKLSMTDDVTKFAETANSTKIVWTYDEPEGGFDALLQAMVCHDQIGWSPRSRRLIVFVTDAHAHLAGNGRLGGIVKPNDGFCHLDPNDNTYREPLNQDYPSLGQISHLAKKNDINLIFAVTDKVAPSYREFQKVISGSSVGILSSDSENIVNLIRDSYKNISTSVEMTDTAGASVRVRYYTACKGTLVQENRKCDHLEIGDVVNFNVSIEAIECPTNISARNQIIQFQPVGVNEVFTLHLEIVCDCPCEKPGNPGFIANAPECNFVGNLKCGVCECDSSHIGNNCECSANVNMADMDSQCKQDNTTDVLCNNRGECLCGTCNCQERPNPLEVISGKYCECDNFSCDRTDGILCSGRGECKCGQCLCNDGWKGNACDCMTTDDSCMPIGGGDVCSGNGVCKCGSCDCSGNSQGQYCQDCPTCPSRCDDFTPCVQCTVFKTGPYMANNEEACKRECTYRITVEETVKVEESSERDCSYENEQKCTVKFVYGYDSNGARQVRVQQDPVCPDPVPVLAIGLGLLGAIVLVGLALLLLYRIFTYVYDKREYARFLNEKENAKWSRENNPLYVDPTRTFKNPAYNS, from the exons ATGATGTATTCTGGAAACGGCATATTCTGGTTTGTCTGTGTTTTCCTATgtgttttcatcatttctcCAGGAAATTCGAGCGATCCATGTCTCCCGCTAACCACCTGTGGAGAGTGCATTCGCGTGCCAAATTGTGTTTGGTGTTCAAAAGTG AGCACTTCGAAAAATGGAACTAATCGATGCCAACTGAGAGACCGAATGGAGTCCTGTCCTTTCGAATCGCTAATTGATCCTGTTCCAATATACAAAGTTATTGAAGATAACCCCTTGACTAGATCGAACCGTAAAAGTGAACCTATTCAACTTCACCCGCAAAGAGCTTCTCTCACTAATCTGCGTCACG GATTGGTCTATAATATTTCCCTGCAGTACAAGGTTGTGAAAGATTACCCAGCTGATTTGTACTATTTGATGGATGTGTCACAATCGATGTTTTACGACAAGGAGAATCTCGTACGATTGACGGAATCGCTAGTGGAATCTA TGCGAAATTTAACAAAGGAGTTCAAAATAGGATTCGGCTCCTTCGTTGATAAAAACG ttCTCCCGTTCGTTGAAAG AATTACTGAATCTTGCGGCGGTCCTCCGATAGGCTGCGCTATAACTTATTCGTTTCAACACAAATTGTCAATGACCGACGATGTCACTAAATTTGCT GAAACCGCAAATTCTACAAAAATCGTGTGGACTTACGACGAACCAGAAGGTGGGTTTGATGCTCTTCTTCAGGCTATGGTGTGCCACGACCAAATTGGATGGAGTCCAAGATCCCGtcgtttgattgtttttgtgaCCGATGCTCATGCTCATCTcgctggaaatggaaga TTAGGTGGCATTGTCAAACCTAACGATGGCTTTTGCCATCTTGATCCAAATGACAACACGTACCGAGAACCTTTAAATCAGGATTATCCGTCTCTTGGTCAAATTAGTCATTtggcaaagaaaaatgacatCAATCTTATCTTCGCGGTGACAGATAAAGTGGCGCCTAGCTATCGGGAATTTCAAAAGGTCATTTCCGGTTCCTCGGTTGGTATCCTCAGCTCAGACTCGGAAAATATTGTCAACCTGATTAGAGACAGTTACAAA AATATCTCCACTTCCGTTGAGATGACCGATACAGCAGGCGCTTCGGTGAGGGTGCGCTACTACACAGCTTGCAAGGGGACTTTGGTGCAAGAAAATAGGAAATGTGATCATTTAGAAATCGGAGATGTAGTCAACTTCAATGTCAGCATTGAG GCGATAGAATGTCCAACCAATATTTCTGCCCGTAATCAAATCATCCAGTTCCAACCAGTCGGCGTGAACGAAGTGTTCACGTTACATCTCGAAATCGTTTGTGATTGTCCTTGTGAGAAGCCTGGAAATCCG GGTTTCATAGCAAACGCTCCCGAGTGCAATTTCGTAGGGAATTTGAAGTGCGGCGTATGTGAGTGCGATAGCTCACACATTGGCAATAATTGTGAA TGTTCAGCAAATGTCAATATGGCTGATATGGACTCACAGTGTAAGCAGGATAACACGACAGACGTTTTGTGCAACAATCGTGGCGAGTG TTTGTGTGGTACGTGCAATTGTCAGGAACGTCCCAACCCATTAGAG GTCATCAGCGGGAAATATTGCGAGTGTGACAATTTTTCATGCGATCGGACTGACGGAATTCTTTGTTCGGGTCGAGGCGAATGCAAATGCGGGCAGTGTTTAT GTAACGACGGATGGAAGGGAAATGCTTGCGACTGTATGACAACGGATGACTCTTGCATGCCCATTG GTGGGGGAGATGTATGCTCGGGTAATGGTGTCTGCAAGTGCGGCAGCTGCGATTGTTCGGGTAATTCGCAAGGGCAATACTGTCAAGACTGTCCG ACATGCCCCAGCAGATGTGACGATTTTACACCTTGCGTCCAATGTACCGTCTTCAAGACGGGACCTTATATGGCGAATAACGAGGAAGCTTGCAAAAGAGAATGCACTTACCGCATTACAGTTGAAGAGACTGTCAAAG TGGAAGAATCGTCCGAAAGAGACTGTTCCTACGAGAACGAACAAAAGTGCACGGTGAAATTTGTTTACGGTTACGATTCCAACGGCGCTAGACAAGTCCGCGTTCAACAAGATCCCGTCTGCCCTGATCCTGTCCCAGTTTTGGCTATTGGACTAG GATTACTTGGGGCCATTGTTCTGGTCGGCTTGGCTCTCTTGCTTTTGTATCGCATCTTCACCTATGTATACGACAAAAGAGAGTACGCCCGATTTCTTAATGAGAAAGAAAACGCCAAATGGAGCAGA GAAAACAACCCTCTCTACGTCGACCCTACGAgaacttttaaaaatccaGCCTATAACTCATAA
- the LOC124348662 gene encoding troponin C, isoallergen Bla g 6.0101-like, producing MDDLDKEQLAMLRKVFDSFDHNKKGSIPSSMVRTIFIVMGHRVDDRMLRAIIAEVDADGSGELEFSEFVTLAAQFLVEEDAEEMQNELKEAFRLYDKEGNGYITTSVLREILHELDDKLTPDDLDGIIAEIDEDGSGTIDFDEFMEMMTGE from the exons ATG GATGATCTTGACAAGGAGCAACTAGCCA TGCTGCGGAAGGTGTTCGACAGCTTCGATCACAACAAGAAGGGTAGCATTCCTTCCTCCATGGTGCGAACGATTTTCATCGTCATGGGACACCGTGTCGACGATCGGATGCTCAGGGCCATCATCGCTGAAGTCGACGCAGACG GCTCTGGCGAATTGGAATTCTCCGAGTTTGTGACGCTTGCTGCGCAATTTCTTGTCGAAGAAGATGCCGAAGAAATGCAAAATGAACTGAAGGAAGCTTTCCGTCTTTACGACAAAGAAG gcAACGGATACATCACCACATCTGTTTTGCGGGAAATTCTTCACGAACTTGATGACAAGCTAACACCCGACGATTTGGACGGAATCATCGCCGAAATCGACGAGGACGGCTCAGGAACCATCGATTTTGATG AGTTCATGGAAATGATGACTGGCGAATAG
- the LOC124348661 gene encoding serine/threonine-protein phosphatase PGAM5, mitochondrial-like isoform X2: MRLLRKIKYIIAAGAAGGVLASYLTVSAAEVVSEEKYREDPSLFSQNNSRSKWDFNWDKQEPHNLVKPSKSGTVDSEKVEKVKPTATRNLILIRHGQYNLKGTCDEERFLTSLGIEQADYTGKRLKELAMPYSSIVQSSMCRARETANVISGHLPNVPLHTCDLLQEGAPFPPEPPVGHWKPEMHFYRDGARIEAAFRKYFHRAEASQKEDSYEILVCHANVIRFFVCRALQFPPEAWLRMSLHNASVTWIAIRPSGRVVLRALGDCGHLPPAKLTTT; the protein is encoded by the exons ATGCGACTATTGCGTAAGATTAAATACATTATTGCAGCGGGAGCAGCTGGTGGAGTTTTGGCAAGCTATCTCACTGTGAGTGCAGCAGAGGTTGTAAGTGAAGAAAAGTACAGGGAAGAtccttctttattttcccaaaACAATTCTAGATCAAAATGGGATTTTAACTGGGACAA GCAGGAACCACATAATTTGGTGAAACCTTCCAAGTCTGGCACAGTCGATAGTGAAAAAGTAGAGAAGGTAAAGCCAACTGCTACAAGAAATCTTATCTTGATTCGTCATGGCCAGTACAATCTTAAGGGAACATGTGATGAGGAACGCTTCCTCACCTCATTGG GTATTGAGCAAGCAGATTATACTGGGAAACGTTTAAAGGAGTTGGCTATGCCCTACTCATCTATAGTGCAATCGTCAATGTGCAGGGCCAGAGAGACAGCCAATGTCATATCTGGTCACTTGCCTAATGTCCCTCTTCACACTTGTGACTTGCTTCAAGAAGGAGCTCCTTTCCCTCCGGAGCCACCAGTGGGACACTGGAAGCCTGAGATGCAT TTTTATCGAGATGGAGCGCGTATAGAAGCTGCTTTCCGGAAGTACTTCCACAGAGCCGAAGCTTCTCAAAAAGAAGACAGCTACGAAATTTTGGTTTGCCATGCCAATGTTATCCGCTTCTTTGTTTGCAG GGCTTTGCAGTTCCCTCCTGAGGCGTGGCTGCGGATGAGTCTTCACAACGCGAGCGTTACGTGGATCGCCATCCGGCCATCGGGACGCGTCGTGTTACGGGCACTCGGCGATTGCGGCCATCTCCCACCAGCTAAACTAACCACCACGTGA
- the LOC124348661 gene encoding serine/threonine-protein phosphatase PGAM5, mitochondrial-like isoform X1: MRLLRKIKYIIAAGAAGGVLASYLTVSAAEVVSEEKYREDPSLFSQNNSRSKWDFNWDKQEPHNLVKPSKSGTVDSEKVEKVKPTATRNLILIRHGQYNLKGTCDEERFLTSLGIEQADYTGKRLKELAMPYSSIVQSSMCRARETANVISGHLPNVPLHTCDLLQEGAPFPPEPPVGHWKPEMHQFYRDGARIEAAFRKYFHRAEASQKEDSYEILVCHANVIRFFVCRALQFPPEAWLRMSLHNASVTWIAIRPSGRVVLRALGDCGHLPPAKLTTT, encoded by the exons ATGCGACTATTGCGTAAGATTAAATACATTATTGCAGCGGGAGCAGCTGGTGGAGTTTTGGCAAGCTATCTCACTGTGAGTGCAGCAGAGGTTGTAAGTGAAGAAAAGTACAGGGAAGAtccttctttattttcccaaaACAATTCTAGATCAAAATGGGATTTTAACTGGGACAA GCAGGAACCACATAATTTGGTGAAACCTTCCAAGTCTGGCACAGTCGATAGTGAAAAAGTAGAGAAGGTAAAGCCAACTGCTACAAGAAATCTTATCTTGATTCGTCATGGCCAGTACAATCTTAAGGGAACATGTGATGAGGAACGCTTCCTCACCTCATTGG GTATTGAGCAAGCAGATTATACTGGGAAACGTTTAAAGGAGTTGGCTATGCCCTACTCATCTATAGTGCAATCGTCAATGTGCAGGGCCAGAGAGACAGCCAATGTCATATCTGGTCACTTGCCTAATGTCCCTCTTCACACTTGTGACTTGCTTCAAGAAGGAGCTCCTTTCCCTCCGGAGCCACCAGTGGGACACTGGAAGCCTGAGATGCAT CAGTTTTATCGAGATGGAGCGCGTATAGAAGCTGCTTTCCGGAAGTACTTCCACAGAGCCGAAGCTTCTCAAAAAGAAGACAGCTACGAAATTTTGGTTTGCCATGCCAATGTTATCCGCTTCTTTGTTTGCAG GGCTTTGCAGTTCCCTCCTGAGGCGTGGCTGCGGATGAGTCTTCACAACGCGAGCGTTACGTGGATCGCCATCCGGCCATCGGGACGCGTCGTGTTACGGGCACTCGGCGATTGCGGCCATCTCCCACCAGCTAAACTAACCACCACGTGA
- the LOC124348660 gene encoding protein ABHD15-like has translation MDAWMEVVVPYISDRILRPILTTLLACLLSIALLRLLVLVVLEPVGEPVRPSLHYRPSSLSERLISTLPALRASYTVPGCWSLVNSGLGAFLILVATAATQACTRWTGQVRFIREYLLMDDEGLVSLDWVQELRLTFPFDSDNKSVCKSPNNFGWIVLLMPGQWVCDSKRNLQAVCRSLVDQGHQPVIWNRRGQAGTPLAQLSSSSSVSGCGDLRQVIQYLSAQHPNSPLALVGFSHAASLLVSYLGEFGSSSLIHSAIAVSPLWQHPPAGIEWILSTCKGQPIDHSGSADPLRDSDDIAVPLLVIHYDDDPLVPADTLPKDLFTLYPQLILVTCPLGGHCGQLQPTPRLVDVIIGDFIQEVLAFTSWPLSVPQQQQQQQPARRNRLGSLTRSSVSRRTKRNNFKNGRPSCSSC, from the coding sequence ATGGACGCCTGGATGGAAGTCGTCGTGCCTTACATCAGCGACAGAATTTTGCGGCCCATCCTGACGACGCTCCTGGCCTGTCTCCTGTCTATTGCCCTACTGCGACTCCTCGTGCTGGTCGTTTTAGAACCCGTGGGCGAACCAGTTCGCCCGTCCTTGCACTATCGCCCTTCTTCTCTGTCCGAGAGACTCATCAGCACGTTACCTGCTCTCCGGGCATCTTACACCGTTCCCGGCTGCTGGTCTCTCGTCAACAGCGGCTTGGGGGCATTTCTCATTTTGGTGGCCACGGCGGCCACTCAAGCCTGTACACGATGGACAGGTCAAGTTCGCTTCATACGTGAATACCTACTGATGGACGACGAAGGACTGGTTTCGCTCGACTGGGTCCAGGAACTCCGATTGACGTTCCCATTTGACAGCGATAACAAGAGCGTCTGCAAATCGCCCAACAACTTTGGCTGGATCGTCCTCCTCATGCCCGGACAGTGGGTCTGCGATTCCAAACGGAATCTGCAGGCCGTTTGTCGCTCGCTGGTCGATCAGGGACACCAACCGGTGATCTGGAATCGACGCGGGCAAGCCGGAACGCCGCTGGCCCAACTCAGTTCGTCGTCATCGGTTTCTGGTTGCGGTGATCTGCGCCAGGTGATCCAGTACCTGAGCGCCCAACATCCCAACTCGCCGCTGGCCTTGGTTGGATTCAGTCACGCCGCCTCCCTCCTCGTTTCCTATTTGGGCGAATTCGGGAGCAGCTCGTTGATTCATTCGGCCATCGCCGTTAGCCCGTTGTGGCAGCACCCGCCGGCCGGCATCGAATGGATTTTATCCACTTGCAAAGGCCAACCCATCGACCATTCGGGATCGGCCGATCCACTTCGCGATTCCGACGACATCGCCGTTCCTTTGCTGGTGATTCACTACGACGACGACCCGTTGGTGCCGGCCGACACTCTGCCCAAGGACCTCTTCACTTTGTATCCGCAATTGATTCTGGTGACGTGCCCGCTGGGCGGTCACTGTGGACAACTCCAACCGACGCCTCGCCTCGTCGATGTCATAATAGGCGACTTTATTCAAGAGGTACTGGCTTTTACCAGCTGGCCTTTGTCCgtcccacagcagcagcaacagcagcagccggcaaGGCGCAATCGGCTCGGATCTCTTACACGTTCGTCCGTCTCTCGAAGaaccaagagaaataatttcaaGAACGGCCGTCCCAGCTGCAGTTCCTGCTAA